TCAAGGCTACTCACCCTACAATCAAACTCTTTGAGATACCTTATATAATACCTTATCGTTTCTATGAGGGCGTTTTTCACATATTTACCAGACACGATGCTTGCTCCATATTTGCCTTTATAAAATTCGCAAATTTCACAGATTTGCGCTTCAAGGAGCTTAACATTTTCTTGGCTTAAAAATTGCTCTTTTCTGCTTTTAGAATCTTGCATCATTTTTAAAGCTCTCTAACATATGCCGTTGCCTTTCTTTAGCTTTACAATCGTTATCCGCTAGCTTAATGTAATAATCTTTCAACGCCTCATCACAATGATTCTCAATAGAGCCTACATTTTTAGCGTTATCATCGCCAAAGGCTTCATCTATAGCTTGTTCTACCAACTCTCTTGTGTCTAGGCTACTAAAGTCTTGCTCAAGGTCTATATTTTTACCCATTTGACACCTCGCATTTAGTTTAATACTACAAAATACCGCATAATAACACATTATAAACAATAAGCCGCAATAGCCCAATCCCGTGCTACTTGATTTTATAATTTACCCTTTAATCCACGCCTTAAACACATATTTATGGCGCAAATCTAGCAGCATACGCACTTGTTTTGAGAGTATATTGATATTGCAGCCCACAAGAGAGCATGCGCCAATGGCACGCCCAATGTCATTAATCACATCAATCGCCTCATTTATGCCCTCATTTTCAATAAGTGCCGTAAATTTGCTCTTAATATTAAAGGTAAGCTCCAGCCTGCGCCACTGCGAAAGCTCGGGCGGGATATTTTCTTTATGATAGAATCTTTGCTTATGGAATTTATCATAGAGCAAAATTTTATTTAGCTTAAAATATTTACTAGAATCTAGAATGTGATTAGCATACAAACTCTTGCCCACGCTTATAATCTTGCCATTGCTCCACTTTAAAAGCTTGCTAGAGAGCCATTCTTTTGCCTTATAGCTCACCTCCTGCGCGCTTTCAAAATCCATAGCCAAATCAAAGCTATAAGTCTTAAAACGCCTTAGAAACTTAGCCAGCACGCTAAAAACATAACTTTCTATATCCTTGCTTGGCTGATGTAGCCCCGCAAAGACAATCATCACATAATAATCTAGCTTCTTTTTGTGCTTGCGCGCTAACTCGTGCAGCTCTTTAGTGTTTTCTAGCACTAAAATAGTGTTTGACAAGCTCTTAACACCGCGTTTAAGGTTGATATAGCGAATATTTAGCGGATATTTTAGCTCGCTAGGATTTTGTGATTTAAATTTATCTTTCACATACATATCAACCTGCGCATTGCGTGTGGTTTTGCGTAGTTTTGAGTAAAGCTCAAGCTTTTTTAGAAACTTAAGCGCTATACTCTTGGGAATACAAAAGCGATAAGAATCTATACCGATGCTGTATTTTTTACGCATAATCCCCTACTTTTCTATATTTTGTCTTAAATGTATTGCCACATTGGCTAAACTAATGTCCGTGCGGGAGCTAGCTTAGCTAAATGCTAAACTAGCAGAGCATGGGCGTATCTTGTAAATAAAATTCGCACGCATCAAGCTTACAAACAATATCCCCGCAGCTTTTCTCTAGCACCATCGCATATGCGCCTGCTTCTAGATTCCGCTCTTTGTGCTTTAGTGCAAAAATCTTTTTTAGCTCACGCAAATCAATCTTTCTGTCCGTATAGCTCACAATCACGCTAAATCCTCTGCCATTCTCCTTGTGTCTCGCTGTTAAAATCATTTTTATTCCTAATAATCTTTAAGCACATCTACAAATTTATATGTAAAGCCATTTTTATACGCCCATTCAAAGCCAGCGCGCGCAAAGATTGCTCCCCCGCTTACAAAATAAAATCGCGGGCTATAGTCTGCATTTTGCCCTCGTATCATCTTTATACGCTTTAGCCCTATTTTGCTCATACTAGCGCTCCTTTGTAGCCCTTTTGCTTATTTTCCCACACTACGACATTGGAGGGCGTAGAAAGTGCCAAAAGTGCGTAAGATTCCACATTAAACCCCATAGCATTTGGCACAAAGCTCACATTGCATTCGCCAATCCTCTCAAAGACCTCATCGCATTTCTTGCGCAAAACTGCCTTGAAATCTCCCTGCTCAATATCCTTTCTCACTTCGCATTCAAAGAGCTTCCAGCCCTTGAGCGAATGAGCTATAATGACATATCTCACCATTAAATTGCTCCTTATTTTTTCTATGGCTTCTTTGTAGATTCTGCGCACTTCTTTGGGATTTAGGTGCATTTTTTGCGCGATTTGCTCAAAGCTCATCTGCGCGCAGTCCCTACGCAAAATCCAATCACTTGGGGATAAAAACTCCCCTTGAGTGCGCAAAATATAGATAAAATACATTTTTCTATCCCACGCATTAAAGGTATGCACCACCTCTACTTCTTTTGGATAAAGGCTCTTAAGCCTCTCTAGTGCTTTGTGTGGCTCACGCATAAGCTTGCCTTAGAATTTACGCTCATTATCCACCATAAAGGCTGCCAAATCGCACGCCATTACCACACGCTTGCCCTTTAGCTGTGTGTAGCGTGGCATATCGCTTGCACCTTGTGTGAATTTGTTGCGTATGGTTTGGGGATTTAGCCCAAAGATAGAGCCTAAATCCTCCTCGCTTAGTGCTATGCCATAGCGCGCAATAATGCTCTGTGTTGCCGCGATAATAAGCTGCTGATTAAAATTTAAACTACTCATTTTCACTCCTTTAAGATTTAATGCACTAAATCACTAATGCTAAGATTGCGCACAAACTGCAGTGCTTCATCAAACTTAATGCTGGGTATCTCGCTATAGCGCGCTACATAGTATTTTTGCTTCAAGCGCCGATAAATAGCGCGATAGTGGATAGAAATTTCCTTTTGTGTGGGCGCAAAGGAGGCGGTCAGCTCATAAACTTTGCTTTTTACCTCATCGCTCAAAGCCTTTTCTTGCCACGCCTCAAGGCGCTTTGTGGATTCTAAAAAGCTTATGCGTTCATCAAAGGCTTGTCCCTCTTGTTTAAGCTCGATGAGGTGGGCATTTGCTCGCTCTAGGGCTTGCGTTTGGCTCTTTATAAGCTCTAAAATCCCGCCAATATTCGCACCCAAGCTTTTTGTGCGCACACTCTGCACCTCATAATCGATAAAATACTGCCTAATGGCATAGCCCACTTCATTACGCTCAAGCATGGCGATGTGTTTAGCAAAAGCGAGCGTGATGATGTAGTCAATCTTATTTTTACCACCCACATTGCTTTTTGCCTCATTGTTTATTTGCTCGTCTTTTTTGGCGAGCAAATCTTTGGCATCTGCTTTATTTTTGCCTAACCCCGCGTAGTGCTTATGAGGGCTTGCTGCTGCTTTTATCATATCGCTAAGGGGTGTTTTGAGCGGCACTACACGCGGGAGCGTGCGCTCTTTGGGCGTGATTTGCTCCATTGTTTGCGCTCGTGTTACCTGTGTTATGCGCTCATGTGTGCCTTGTGTGTTTCGCGTGCTTTGCCCTGCGCTCTCCGCACCCTTTAAGATGATATAGTCCTGCCCTTGCACCGCGATACAATCCTCAATGCGGCTTTTAATCCAGTGGCTAAAATCCCGCTTAATGCCTAGCCTCTCATGCAGCTCGCGCGCATTTATGGCATTTGCTCGCTCATTTTGGAAATCTACTTGCGTGATGTTAAAAAAACTTATCATGTTTGCCTCCTACTTATGATTTTCATTTGCACGCAGAAAGCTCTGCTGCTTTTGTATGGCGCGCGCGTAGTATAAGTGCTGCTTGAGCTGCTGCGCAATCTGTGTGCTTAAATGCCTGTGCGGGAAAAGCACTTTTATGCTTTGCTTGTGCATTCTTAGCGCGCTTATAAGCAGCGTATGCTCTAGCTGCACACTTTTTTTGTCCATAGCGCACACCTCTAGCTTAAGTTTTGTGAATTCATCTAATGCGATGTGTTTCATTGTTGCTCCTTTGTGGCTTTAAGAAAATTTTGACCTGTTTTTTGTGAGACTAATTAATAGGTTATTTTTGTCCTATTACTTTGCAAATTTTTTTAGGCTATAAAACCCTCTTGCATAAGCAAATTCTTTAGCTCTCTCGCTCTGCCTCGCTTACCCTTGATAGCTCCAAAGGATATTTGATTAAGTATCCTTATGTCTTTTTCACTTAAGCCCTTGGCTTTTGCCCAAGTGCGCAGTTTTATACCTTTTTTGGACATTACTTGACTAAGACTCTCTTGATGTGTCATTCCACACTCCTTTATTATCGTTAATCCTTTGAGGTATGATACCCACAGCCCAGCCGATACAGAACATTGATTTATTGTTACTTTACTCTTTTTATGGTAGAGTATAAACAAATCATTATATATTTTAGGATATTTTTTGCCTATTGTCAAGCTATAAGAAAAATTTAGCCGAAAGGATTAACATGATAAGAGAACTGCGTGAGGAAAGGGGAATCACTCAAATAGAGCTTGCCGAAAGGATAGGCGTATCAGAGCGCACTATTCGTAGATATGAGCAAGAGGAGGACATTATACAAATAGGCATTTTGAAAAAAATCTTAAAAGCACTCAACGCAAATGACGTCAAAGATGTTTTTTTAGCGGAAACCGATAAACATACGCACCAAGAATTCCCAAGCAGTAGCCTTATAAAAGCAAATAGCCAAAATTTGCACGACTTCTACACTATCCCAAAGCTTAATATTAAAGCCAGTGCTGGCGGAGGCAATGAGATTATCGAGCTAGAATCTTATGAGAGCGGGGAGGTGATATGCATTGATAAAGCCTTTTTTAAGACGCCGCAGAGCATAGGGAATAGAATCAACAAAATGCGTATCATTCAAGTAGATGGATACTCGATGATACCAATGCTTTTGCCCGATAGCTGGGTGATTTTTGAGGAGGATAGTGCATGGAAAGGCGATGGGCTTTATGTGCTTAACTATGATAATGAACTTATGGTGAAGCTTCTCCAAAAGCTCCCAAATGGCGACATTGACATT
The sequence above is drawn from the Helicobacter jaachi genome and encodes:
- a CDS encoding sigma-70 family RNA polymerase sigma factor, translating into MREPHKALERLKSLYPKEVEVVHTFNAWDRKMYFIYILRTQGEFLSPSDWILRRDCAQMSFEQIAQKMHLNPKEVRRIYKEAIEKIRSNLMVRYVIIAHSLKGWKLFECEVRKDIEQGDFKAVLRKKCDEVFERIGECNVSFVPNAMGFNVESYALLALSTPSNVVVWENKQKGYKGALV
- a CDS encoding XRE family transcriptional regulator, with the translated sequence MIRELREERGITQIELAERIGVSERTIRRYEQEEDIIQIGILKKILKALNANDVKDVFLAETDKHTHQEFPSSSLIKANSQNLHDFYTIPKLNIKASAGGGNEIIELESYESGEVICIDKAFFKTPQSIGNRINKMRIIQVDGYSMIPMLLPDSWVIFEEDSAWKGDGLYVLNYDNELMVKLLQKLPNGDIDIISANKDYRSYRIECDTQTIVCIIGKVLRAII
- a CDS encoding antA/AntB antirepressor family protein; translated protein: MISFFNITQVDFQNERANAINARELHERLGIKRDFSHWIKSRIEDCIAVQGQDYIILKGAESAGQSTRNTQGTHERITQVTRAQTMEQITPKERTLPRVVPLKTPLSDMIKAAASPHKHYAGLGKNKADAKDLLAKKDEQINNEAKSNVGGKNKIDYIITLAFAKHIAMLERNEVGYAIRQYFIDYEVQSVRTKSLGANIGGILELIKSQTQALERANAHLIELKQEGQAFDERISFLESTKRLEAWQEKALSDEVKSKVYELTASFAPTQKEISIHYRAIYRRLKQKYYVARYSEIPSIKFDEALQFVRNLSISDLVH